One segment of Pontibacter akesuensis DNA contains the following:
- the gatA gene encoding Asp-tRNA(Asn)/Glu-tRNA(Gln) amidotransferase subunit GatA, whose translation MRQYNSLRDIRTDMANGQVSCRQLVEHYLHNIKEKAQLNAFLETFEEEALAQADAVDQKISNGTAGKLAGMVIGLKDVLAYKDHSLQASSQILNGFKSLYTAPAVQRLLDADAIIIGRQNCDEFAMGASNENSSFGDVLNADAPARVPGGSSGGSAVAVQADLCLASIGSDTGGSVRQPASFCGVVGFKPTYSRISRYGLIAYASSFDQIGFITKSVEDAALLLEVVAGPDGLDSTASQREVPAYSELLQADKKYKIGYIRDCFEREGLDTEVKDAILNVKDMLKDAGHEVEPVEFPYLDYMVPTYYILTTAEASSNLGRFDGVKYGFRSDNATDLTSLYKKTRAEGFGHEVQRRIMLGTFVLSADYYDAYYTKAQKVRRLIKEKTDELLQAYDFLILPTAPTTAFKLGENTANPLAMYLADIFTVQASLAGVPAISIPVGRDTNGLSIGLQLMTRSFEEPALLAFSNYILDKISVEA comes from the coding sequence TTGAGACAGTATAACTCGCTCCGCGACATCCGCACAGACATGGCCAATGGGCAGGTTTCGTGCCGGCAATTGGTAGAACACTACCTGCACAACATAAAAGAGAAAGCCCAGCTAAACGCTTTTCTGGAAACATTTGAGGAGGAGGCACTTGCGCAGGCAGATGCTGTAGACCAGAAAATATCCAATGGCACGGCCGGCAAACTCGCCGGTATGGTGATTGGGCTAAAAGACGTGCTGGCTTACAAAGACCACAGCCTGCAGGCCTCCAGCCAGATATTGAATGGCTTTAAGTCGCTTTATACCGCCCCTGCCGTGCAGCGCCTGCTGGATGCCGATGCCATTATAATCGGTCGCCAGAATTGCGATGAGTTTGCCATGGGCGCTTCCAACGAGAATTCCTCTTTCGGTGATGTGTTAAACGCTGATGCCCCTGCCCGCGTGCCCGGAGGATCTTCGGGCGGATCGGCTGTGGCCGTGCAGGCAGACCTGTGCCTTGCCTCCATTGGCTCTGACACCGGCGGCTCCGTGCGCCAGCCCGCTTCTTTCTGCGGTGTGGTAGGCTTCAAGCCTACATACTCCCGCATCTCCCGCTATGGCCTCATCGCCTACGCTTCTTCCTTCGACCAGATCGGCTTTATCACCAAAAGTGTAGAGGATGCTGCGTTGTTGCTGGAAGTAGTGGCCGGACCGGACGGACTTGACAGCACCGCCAGTCAGCGTGAAGTGCCTGCCTACAGTGAGCTGCTACAGGCCGATAAGAAGTATAAGATTGGCTACATCCGCGACTGCTTTGAGCGTGAGGGGTTGGACACCGAAGTAAAGGACGCCATCCTGAATGTAAAAGACATGCTGAAGGATGCCGGGCATGAGGTGGAGCCAGTGGAGTTCCCGTACCTGGACTACATGGTGCCAACCTACTATATCCTGACCACCGCCGAAGCCAGTTCTAACTTGGGCCGCTTTGACGGCGTGAAGTATGGCTTCCGCTCCGACAACGCTACAGACCTTACATCACTCTATAAAAAGACCAGGGCCGAGGGCTTTGGCCACGAAGTACAGCGCCGTATTATGCTCGGCACCTTTGTGCTTAGCGCCGACTATTATGACGCCTACTATACTAAGGCACAGAAAGTAAGGCGCTTGATAAAAGAGAAGACCGACGAGTTGCTTCAGGCATATGATTTCCTTATCTTGCCTACTGCTCCTACTACAGCCTTTAAGCTGGGAGAGAATACAGCAAACCCGTTGGCCATGTACCTGGCCGATATTTTTACGGTGCAGGCCTCTTTAGCCGGTGTTCCAGCCATCTCTATCCCAGTTGGCCGCGACACCAACGGATTGTCCATCGGGTTGCAGTTAATGACGCGTTCTTTTGAGGAGCCGGCTTTACTTGCCTTCTCGAATTATATACTGGACAAGATATCCGTTGAAGCATAA
- a CDS encoding tetratricopeptide repeat protein: protein MTTFRNLILASCCLALVATGESTAQSSKKKAKAAREAAAAPVQQQTPAPSAHDRQMSEALFLDGMKYFMLEDYQQALQLFQKAYTITPNNAALNYKIGETYLQLKESASAMPFAQAAVKLEKKNAYYYLLLAQLHSEQKQYDAAAQAFNDLLQNVPNSDEYLFNLADLYLAQSQYDNALRTYDRIEKQFGDMEQLHVNRQQIYLRQKKVDKAIAEGELLLKTNPTEINYYLAQAELYNAIQRTDEAIATLNKALKVEPNNPFAHLMLSDLSRQKGDIATSNKEVKLAFANPQLDIDTKVRILVDFIRQLPNPQIESVALELVDLTIQNHPSEAKAYAVAGDLQTIVGKKEAARDNYIKAVALDNSHFKIWQQIVLLDAELEQPEALVKHAEQALELFPNQAVFWFYSGTGHLITKNFEKAVKSLEYGKRLSGSEPALVTQFNMQLGDGYNSLKEYKKSDAAYEEVLAVDANNEHVLNNYSYFLSLRNEKLDRAKEMSERLVKLHPNNPTYLDTYAWVLYKSGNYTEARKYLEQAVAISDDATLVEHYGDVLYKLGKHEEAVSQWQKAKLKGEASAFIDRKIKDKKLYE from the coding sequence ATGACAACATTCAGAAACCTCATACTTGCCTCTTGCTGCCTGGCTCTGGTTGCTACGGGCGAAAGCACGGCTCAGTCGTCTAAAAAGAAAGCGAAAGCAGCCCGTGAAGCCGCTGCTGCCCCGGTGCAGCAGCAGACCCCAGCACCCTCGGCGCACGACAGGCAGATGAGCGAGGCGCTGTTTCTGGATGGAATGAAATACTTTATGCTGGAGGACTACCAACAAGCCCTCCAGCTTTTTCAAAAAGCCTACACCATTACCCCCAACAACGCCGCCCTCAATTATAAGATAGGCGAAACTTACCTGCAACTGAAGGAGTCTGCCTCGGCGATGCCTTTTGCACAGGCTGCCGTGAAGCTGGAAAAGAAAAACGCTTATTACTACCTGTTGCTCGCGCAGTTGCACAGCGAGCAGAAACAGTACGACGCTGCCGCCCAGGCCTTCAACGACCTGCTGCAGAACGTTCCGAATTCAGACGAGTACCTCTTTAACCTGGCCGATTTATACCTGGCTCAGTCGCAGTACGATAATGCCCTACGCACCTACGACCGCATTGAGAAGCAGTTCGGCGACATGGAGCAACTGCACGTAAACCGCCAGCAGATTTACCTGCGCCAGAAAAAAGTAGACAAAGCCATTGCCGAAGGCGAGCTACTGCTGAAAACAAACCCCACTGAAATCAATTATTACCTGGCCCAGGCTGAGCTGTATAATGCCATTCAGCGGACCGATGAAGCCATTGCTACCTTAAATAAGGCCCTGAAAGTGGAGCCGAACAACCCGTTCGCCCACCTGATGCTTTCGGACCTAAGCCGCCAGAAAGGCGATATTGCCACCTCTAACAAAGAAGTAAAGCTTGCCTTTGCCAACCCACAGCTCGACATCGACACCAAAGTACGCATTCTGGTAGACTTCATCCGGCAGCTGCCCAACCCCCAGATTGAGAGCGTGGCGCTGGAACTGGTAGACCTGACGATACAAAACCACCCCAGTGAAGCCAAGGCTTATGCCGTGGCCGGCGACCTGCAGACCATTGTTGGCAAGAAGGAGGCGGCCCGCGACAACTACATCAAAGCCGTAGCGCTGGATAATTCCCATTTTAAGATTTGGCAGCAGATTGTGCTGCTGGATGCCGAACTGGAGCAGCCAGAGGCACTGGTAAAACACGCCGAGCAGGCACTTGAGTTGTTCCCCAACCAGGCCGTGTTCTGGTTTTACAGCGGAACGGGCCACCTCATCACCAAAAACTTTGAGAAAGCCGTAAAATCACTGGAGTATGGCAAGCGCCTTTCCGGCAGCGAACCAGCGCTTGTCACGCAGTTTAACATGCAACTGGGAGATGGCTACAACTCCTTAAAAGAGTATAAGAAATCGGATGCGGCATATGAGGAAGTATTGGCGGTAGACGCCAACAACGAGCATGTGCTCAACAACTACAGCTATTTTCTGTCGTTGCGCAACGAGAAGCTCGATCGCGCGAAAGAAATGTCTGAGCGCCTCGTAAAGCTGCACCCCAACAATCCCACCTACCTCGATACCTATGCGTGGGTACTATATAAATCGGGTAATTATACGGAGGCGCGCAAATACCTGGAACAAGCGGTGGCTATTTCAGATGACGCTACCCTGGTGGAGCATTACGGCGATGTACTTTACAAATTAGGCAAACACGAGGAGGCCGTGAGCCAGTGGCAGAAAGCCAAGCTGAAGGGCGAAGCCTCTGCCTTTATCGACAGAAAGATAAAAGACAAAAAACTCTATGAGTAA
- the tatA gene encoding twin-arginine translocase TatA/TatE family subunit, protein MVITNVFLFLGGLGGTEVLLILLAILLLFGAKRIPELAKGLGRGIREFKDATKEIKNDIETSVKDDNSTTK, encoded by the coding sequence ATGGTTATCACCAACGTTTTCTTATTTCTGGGAGGCCTGGGAGGCACGGAAGTTTTACTTATCCTGCTTGCCATTCTGTTGCTTTTTGGTGCCAAGCGTATTCCTGAGCTAGCCAAAGGTCTGGGCCGCGGTATCCGTGAGTTCAAAGATGCCACCAAGGAGATCAAGAATGATATCGAAACTTCAGTGAAGGACGATAACTCGACCACGAAGTAA
- a CDS encoding DUF4292 domain-containing protein, whose translation MSKHLLLCLLGILFLAGCKKEAVPTTASASTETIGKVNVSNLDFSYLSGKGQVSINTKNSDLTSGVSIRMKKDSVIWVSVLPGLGIEAARMMMTQDSVFLMNRLQKEYLATDYTYLRNKFQVDISFDVLQAILLGNYQAQGTEKVMQAEGLQQVQQQHENLTFDYFIGNLNSKVQQLNVQDRNTGNTITVKYNNFQNIGQVLFAHGLAAQVQQKGQMSDFKLEQSRVTVADAPLAFPFSVPDGYKRVSTN comes from the coding sequence ATGAGTAAACACCTGTTGCTTTGCCTGCTGGGCATCCTGTTCCTGGCAGGTTGCAAGAAAGAGGCGGTACCCACCACAGCCTCTGCTTCCACTGAAACCATCGGCAAAGTAAATGTCAGCAATCTGGATTTCAGCTACCTTAGCGGCAAAGGCCAGGTCTCCATCAACACCAAAAACAGCGACCTTACCTCCGGCGTAAGCATCCGGATGAAGAAGGATAGTGTGATCTGGGTATCAGTTCTGCCGGGTCTGGGCATTGAGGCGGCGCGCATGATGATGACTCAGGACTCTGTGTTTCTGATGAACCGCCTGCAAAAAGAATACTTAGCCACTGATTATACGTATCTGCGCAATAAGTTTCAGGTGGATATTTCCTTTGATGTGCTGCAGGCTATCCTGCTAGGCAATTACCAGGCACAGGGCACTGAAAAGGTAATGCAGGCCGAAGGGCTGCAGCAGGTACAGCAACAGCACGAGAACCTCACCTTCGATTACTTTATCGGCAACTTGAACAGTAAGGTGCAGCAACTGAATGTGCAGGACAGAAACACCGGCAACACCATTACAGTGAAGTATAATAATTTCCAGAACATCGGCCAGGTCCTGTTTGCACACGGGCTGGCGGCACAGGTACAGCAAAAAGGCCAGATGTCGGACTTTAAACTGGAGCAAAGCCGCGTAACGGTTGCCGATGCTCCCCTCGCCTTTCCATTCAGTGTGCCCGATGGCTATAAGCGCGTCTCTACTAATTAA
- a CDS encoding murein hydrolase activator EnvC family protein, whose translation MNALYRFTFFLLLLCLPLATQAQKTKSKAQLEKEKKENLNRIKEANRILQQTKKKKEVSIGELNAIQEKIAVQKGVISNISREINYIDSDVRETEGLVGSLQNDLDKLKAEYATMVYAAAKSANSYNKLMFLFAADSFNQFVMRLRYLQQYSEARKKQVEQISKVQAVLSGQIAILESKRKQKESLLNKQVAESKNLHSLKSQQAEVISSLSKQESNLKQEVASRQQAVKKLDNLIADIVREEIARAARAAREAGKATSGSSNKVTLTPEMALTSSSFAGNKGRLAWPVERGFISQKFGRHNHPVLKGVVVENRGVDIQTAQDVPARAIFEGKVLTVASVPGMNNIVMIQHGEYFTVYAKLKTVNVKPGQTVKIKDTIGTVYTDSDGTTELQFQIWKNSSNMNPEEWISRK comes from the coding sequence ATGAACGCCCTTTACAGATTCACTTTTTTCCTGCTGCTCCTATGCCTGCCGCTGGCTACTCAGGCTCAGAAAACAAAGAGCAAGGCGCAACTTGAGAAGGAGAAGAAAGAAAACCTCAACCGCATCAAAGAAGCAAATCGGATTCTGCAGCAAACCAAGAAAAAGAAAGAGGTTTCTATCGGCGAGCTAAACGCGATACAGGAGAAGATAGCCGTTCAAAAAGGCGTCATCAGCAACATTTCCCGCGAAATTAATTATATCGATTCTGATGTAAGGGAGACGGAGGGCCTGGTGGGCTCCCTGCAAAACGACCTGGATAAGTTGAAAGCCGAGTATGCCACCATGGTGTATGCCGCCGCCAAGTCAGCCAATAGCTACAACAAACTCATGTTCCTGTTTGCCGCCGACTCCTTTAACCAGTTTGTGATGCGCCTGCGCTACCTGCAGCAGTACTCCGAAGCCCGCAAAAAACAGGTGGAGCAAATCAGCAAAGTGCAGGCGGTGCTCAGCGGACAAATAGCCATACTTGAGTCAAAAAGAAAGCAGAAAGAAAGCCTGCTCAACAAGCAGGTAGCCGAGAGCAAGAACCTGCATTCCCTCAAATCGCAGCAGGCCGAAGTGATCAGCAGCCTAAGCAAGCAGGAAAGCAACCTGAAGCAAGAGGTGGCCAGCCGGCAGCAGGCCGTGAAGAAACTGGACAACCTGATCGCCGACATCGTGCGGGAAGAGATTGCACGTGCAGCACGGGCAGCCCGTGAGGCAGGCAAGGCCACGAGCGGCAGCTCAAACAAGGTAACGCTTACGCCTGAGATGGCCCTTACCTCCTCCTCGTTTGCCGGCAACAAGGGCCGCCTGGCCTGGCCGGTGGAGCGCGGCTTTATCTCCCAAAAGTTTGGCCGCCACAACCACCCGGTTTTGAAAGGGGTAGTGGTAGAAAACCGCGGGGTAGACATTCAGACAGCACAGGATGTACCCGCCAGAGCCATCTTTGAGGGCAAGGTGCTGACAGTGGCCTCGGTACCGGGCATGAACAACATTGTGATGATTCAGCACGGCGAGTACTTTACCGTGTATGCCAAGCTAAAGACGGTGAATGTGAAGCCCGGTCAAACGGTCAAAATCAAGGACACCATCGGCACCGTGTATACCGACTCAGACGGCACAACCGAGCTGCAGTTCCAAATCTGGAAGAATAGCTCCAACATGAATCCAGAGGAATGGATCAGCCGGAAGTAA
- a CDS encoding lytic transglycosylase domain-containing protein, with protein MTYSKFFTLLAAMAGSIWAVDAQAASHSLLFEAPLVSPKDSLKPGAVQLTPEELALLVEIIPNEPDEVIADRLSCLDSEIPLVFNNYVRNFIDYFTIRNRKYTRTMLQRENVYFPLFEKYLKKYDMPDELKYLSIVESGLSPKAQSPVGAAGLWQFMKPTGREYGLEQTSFTDERLDPEKSTDAAMRFLRRLHKYYDGDWELALAAYNCGQGNVNKAIRRAGGGKKTFWEIFPYLPRETRGYVPSMTAVRYAMNYAGEHNIFSDSILYAPQVDYLEVTQAMDLEKLAWELHLTPGELMALNPEITKTKLPDQKNNYKLRVPANRAALLASAADKRCILMAAAPVAPQPKPQETPVMLAAVKKEAEPATETEATSSLEKTTYTVQRGDNLTQIAQRHNVTIEQLKEWNNLASNKLMPEQKLQLLQPAQAAEPVVSTPVVLASNKTTTKETPAKQIVQPQEQLIHHVQPGDTLWQISRKYNGIPVEQIKKLNNLKDNAIKPGQKLILS; from the coding sequence ATGACCTACAGTAAGTTCTTTACATTGCTTGCGGCTATGGCTGGCAGCATCTGGGCAGTTGATGCCCAGGCTGCCAGCCATAGCCTTTTGTTTGAAGCCCCTTTGGTATCACCCAAAGATTCGCTGAAGCCTGGTGCCGTGCAACTCACCCCCGAGGAGCTGGCTTTGCTCGTAGAAATTATCCCCAACGAGCCCGACGAGGTAATTGCAGACCGCCTGAGCTGCCTGGACTCTGAGATTCCGCTCGTGTTCAACAACTATGTAAGGAACTTCATCGATTACTTTACCATCCGCAACCGCAAGTATACGCGAACCATGCTGCAGCGCGAGAACGTGTACTTCCCGCTTTTTGAGAAATACCTCAAGAAGTACGACATGCCGGATGAACTTAAATACCTTTCCATTGTAGAGTCAGGCCTCTCGCCAAAGGCGCAGAGCCCAGTGGGTGCCGCGGGTCTGTGGCAATTTATGAAACCCACAGGCCGTGAATATGGCTTGGAGCAAACTTCTTTCACGGATGAGCGCCTTGACCCGGAAAAGTCCACGGATGCGGCCATGCGTTTTCTGCGCCGCCTGCACAAGTACTACGACGGCGATTGGGAATTGGCTTTGGCAGCGTACAACTGTGGCCAGGGCAACGTGAACAAAGCAATTCGCAGAGCCGGCGGGGGCAAAAAAACATTTTGGGAGATCTTCCCATACTTGCCGCGCGAAACCCGGGGCTATGTACCTAGTATGACGGCCGTGCGCTATGCCATGAACTATGCCGGGGAGCACAACATTTTCTCCGACTCTATACTTTACGCCCCGCAGGTGGATTACCTGGAGGTAACGCAGGCCATGGACCTGGAGAAACTGGCCTGGGAACTGCACCTGACGCCGGGGGAACTGATGGCGCTGAACCCGGAAATCACCAAAACAAAGCTACCAGATCAGAAAAACAACTATAAACTGCGCGTACCAGCAAACCGTGCCGCGTTGCTGGCCTCCGCTGCCGATAAGAGGTGTATTCTGATGGCTGCCGCGCCCGTGGCACCACAACCTAAGCCGCAGGAGACGCCTGTTATGCTTGCCGCTGTAAAGAAGGAAGCTGAGCCGGCAACGGAAACAGAGGCAACGTCCAGCCTGGAGAAAACAACTTATACGGTACAGCGCGGCGACAACCTGACACAGATAGCCCAACGCCATAACGTAACCATTGAGCAGCTAAAGGAATGGAACAACCTGGCCAGCAACAAGCTGATGCCGGAACAGAAGCTGCAGTTACTGCAGCCTGCACAGGCCGCCGAACCAGTTGTCAGCACCCCTGTGGTTTTAGCCTCCAACAAAACAACCACAAAGGAAACCCCGGCTAAACAGATCGTGCAGCCGCAGGAGCAGTTAATTCACCATGTGCAGCCGGGGGATACGCTCTGGCAAATCTCCAGGAAGTATAACGGCATTCCAGTGGAGCAGATAAAGAAGCTGAACAACCTGAAAGATAACGCCATCAAGCCCGGGCAGAAACTCATCCTGAGCTAG
- a CDS encoding NADP-dependent malic enzyme — protein sequence MIKVNREDALNYHMEGKPGKIEVVPTKMVSTQHDLALAYSPGVAEPCKEIHADKDNVYKYTAKGNLVGVISNGTAVLGLGNIGPDASKPVMEGKGVLFKKFAGIDVFDIEIDCNDPEEFIRIVKSLEPTFGGINLEDIKAPESFKIENALKEQMNIPLMHDDQHGTAIISAAALLNALELTGKKIGEIKMVINGAGAAAIACTKLYVALGAHLDNIVMFDKDGIIRPERNDLDIYRAQFVTMRKIDTLAEAMQDADVFVGLSAGNVLAPELVKLMASDPIIFALANPDPEIPYEEAMATREDLIMATGRSDHPNQVNNVLGFPYIFRGALDVRATEINESMKLAAVHALAELAKEPVPELVHKAYGDNTINFGRLYLIPKPLDPRLITTISPAVAKAAMESGVARKPITDWEAYEDELRERIGIDQKLMSRITIQAKKDVKTVVFAEADHYKILKAAQIVNEQRIANPILLGNRKRIQAIIDENNMDLQGVRIIDTYEEGEKRAEFAQILFERRQRKGLTLFDAQRLMRDRNYYGSMMLDTGEADALISGLTRDYSKTISPALQVIGVEEGINKVAGMYIILGKKEPYFFADTTVNVNPTADELVDIIGLTARTVRFFDTEPRVAMLSYSNFGSVGGDIPSKGAEAVRKAKQRYPELLIDGEMQANTALNRNLLREHYPFSELAERGANTLVFPTLASGNIAYKVLQEIGGVEVIGPVLMGMRKPVHILQLGSSIRDIVNIVAIAAVDAQNYNKQSI from the coding sequence ATGATTAAAGTTAACAGAGAGGATGCCCTGAACTACCACATGGAGGGTAAACCAGGCAAGATTGAGGTAGTACCCACCAAGATGGTAAGCACGCAGCACGATTTGGCCCTCGCATATTCTCCCGGCGTTGCCGAGCCTTGCAAAGAGATTCACGCAGATAAAGACAATGTATACAAATATACCGCCAAGGGAAACTTGGTGGGCGTTATATCAAATGGTACAGCGGTGCTGGGCCTGGGCAACATTGGCCCGGATGCCTCCAAGCCGGTGATGGAGGGAAAAGGCGTACTGTTCAAAAAGTTCGCAGGCATCGATGTGTTTGACATCGAGATTGACTGTAACGACCCCGAGGAGTTCATCCGCATCGTGAAATCGCTGGAGCCTACCTTCGGCGGCATTAACCTGGAAGACATTAAGGCCCCGGAAAGCTTCAAGATTGAGAATGCGCTGAAGGAGCAAATGAACATTCCGCTGATGCACGACGACCAGCACGGTACAGCCATTATCTCGGCTGCCGCTCTGCTGAATGCCCTGGAACTGACGGGGAAGAAAATCGGCGAGATCAAAATGGTAATCAATGGGGCCGGGGCCGCCGCCATTGCCTGCACCAAACTATACGTGGCCCTCGGTGCGCACCTCGACAACATCGTGATGTTCGACAAGGACGGCATCATACGCCCAGAGCGCAACGACCTTGATATTTACCGGGCGCAGTTCGTAACCATGCGCAAGATTGACACGTTGGCGGAGGCAATGCAGGACGCGGATGTGTTCGTTGGTCTTTCTGCCGGTAATGTGCTGGCACCGGAACTCGTAAAATTGATGGCCTCTGATCCGATCATCTTTGCCCTGGCTAACCCGGACCCGGAAATCCCTTATGAGGAGGCGATGGCTACCCGCGAGGACTTGATCATGGCCACGGGTCGCTCGGACCATCCAAACCAGGTAAATAACGTGCTGGGTTTCCCCTACATCTTCAGGGGCGCCTTGGATGTGCGTGCCACGGAAATTAACGAGTCCATGAAGCTGGCTGCCGTACACGCACTGGCTGAACTGGCAAAGGAGCCTGTGCCGGAACTGGTGCACAAGGCTTACGGCGACAACACCATTAACTTTGGCCGTTTATACCTGATCCCGAAGCCGCTGGACCCGCGCCTGATCACCACCATCTCCCCTGCCGTGGCAAAGGCCGCCATGGAGAGCGGCGTGGCGCGCAAGCCCATCACCGACTGGGAAGCCTACGAGGATGAACTGCGGGAGCGCATCGGCATTGACCAGAAACTGATGTCACGCATCACGATTCAGGCAAAGAAGGACGTGAAGACCGTTGTTTTTGCCGAGGCCGATCATTACAAAATCCTGAAGGCTGCCCAGATCGTAAACGAGCAGCGTATTGCTAACCCCATACTTCTGGGAAACCGCAAGCGCATCCAAGCCATCATCGACGAAAACAACATGGACCTGCAGGGCGTGCGCATCATAGACACGTATGAGGAAGGCGAAAAGCGTGCGGAGTTTGCCCAGATCCTGTTTGAGCGGCGCCAGCGCAAAGGCCTGACGCTGTTTGATGCCCAGCGTTTAATGCGCGACCGCAATTACTATGGCAGCATGATGCTGGACACCGGAGAGGCCGATGCACTGATCTCAGGCCTGACCCGCGATTACTCTAAAACCATTTCGCCAGCGCTGCAGGTGATCGGGGTGGAAGAGGGCATCAACAAGGTGGCGGGTATGTACATTATACTTGGCAAGAAAGAGCCGTATTTCTTTGCCGACACCACCGTAAACGTGAACCCAACCGCCGACGAATTGGTTGATATCATCGGTCTGACAGCCCGTACGGTACGCTTTTTTGATACAGAGCCACGCGTGGCCATGCTTTCCTACTCCAACTTCGGTTCGGTGGGTGGCGATATTCCGAGTAAAGGTGCCGAGGCTGTGCGCAAAGCCAAGCAACGCTACCCGGAACTGCTCATCGACGGGGAGATGCAGGCGAACACTGCTTTGAACCGCAACCTGCTGCGCGAGCATTATCCGTTCAGCGAGCTGGCAGAGAGAGGCGCCAACACGCTGGTGTTCCCAACGCTGGCATCCGGCAATATTGCCTACAAAGTGCTGCAGGAAATAGGCGGCGTAGAAGTGATTGGCCCGGTACTGATGGGCATGCGCAAACCAGTACACATTCTGCAGCTAGGCTCCTCTATTCGCGATATCGTGAACATTGTGGCTATTGCTGCGGTAGACGCCCAGAACTATAACAAGCAAAGTATATAG
- the ruvA gene encoding Holliday junction branch migration protein RuvA, producing the protein MIAYIDGKLTHKDPTYVIIETNGVGYQIKISLSTYSALPAGERCKLHTILNIKEDAHTLYGFATIAEKDAFLHLISISGVGPNTGLMILSSLSVEEIQQAIVREDVRTIQNVKGIGAKTAQRIILELKDKIKKEVLLSDVSAPAASHNTNRAEALSALVTLGFARNVAEKTLDAIIKRESGSLSVEELIKFALKSS; encoded by the coding sequence ATGATAGCCTACATAGATGGCAAGTTAACGCACAAGGACCCCACTTACGTCATCATCGAAACGAACGGTGTGGGGTACCAGATCAAGATTTCGCTGAGTACGTATTCTGCCCTGCCTGCCGGTGAGCGCTGCAAGCTGCATACTATCCTGAACATAAAGGAGGATGCCCATACCTTGTATGGCTTTGCCACCATTGCCGAGAAAGACGCGTTCCTGCATTTGATATCGATCTCAGGCGTGGGCCCCAACACGGGGCTCATGATCCTGTCTTCGCTGTCGGTGGAGGAGATACAGCAGGCGATTGTGCGGGAGGATGTGCGCACTATCCAGAACGTAAAGGGAATCGGGGCCAAAACGGCTCAGCGCATCATCCTGGAACTAAAGGACAAAATCAAGAAAGAGGTGTTGCTATCCGATGTTTCGGCACCTGCTGCTTCGCACAATACAAACCGTGCCGAGGCGTTATCAGCATTAGTGACGCTGGGCTTCGCCAGAAACGTTGCAGAGAAAACACTCGACGCGATTATCAAGCGCGAAAGCGGCAGCCTGAGTGTGGAGGAGTTGATTAAGTTTGCTTTGAAGTCTTCATAA
- a CDS encoding Sec-independent protein translocase subunit TatA/TatB, translated as MCLTTVFLFLGDLGLGEMMVVMTAFLLLFGADKIPGFARSMGRGIREFKDATNEIKHELEQSIKDDPKSKKD; from the coding sequence ATGTGCCTTACCACTGTTTTCCTTTTCCTGGGGGACCTGGGATTAGGAGAAATGATGGTCGTTATGACCGCATTCTTATTGTTGTTTGGCGCCGACAAGATTCCCGGCTTCGCCCGCTCCATGGGGCGCGGCATCCGTGAGTTTAAGGACGCAACAAATGAAATTAAGCACGAACTAGAGCAATCCATTAAAGACGACCCTAAGTCCAAAAAAGATTGA